The Setaria viridis chromosome 2, Setaria_viridis_v4.0, whole genome shotgun sequence DNA window TACCTATAAGATAGTTAGGAGATGAATTACGTACAAGCGCCAGGTAAACATGCCAAATAACCAACATGACTTTTAGCACGTCTTCCCAACTTACTGTATCACTTGTACCAAGGCTAATGGCAAGATCACCAGGAGTATTCAGAGTTAAACCTACAGAAGATGCAAGGGTAATAAAGAAATCATGGAACCATTTTCATGCCCATTTTCCAGCTACACAGAAGATCACAAATGTCAGCTGCTTATGTAAGAAGCACTAGTCAAGCACACCTGCAAGGCTATTAGGATTGTCTCCAGACCACTGAATCACCAAACAGTTCTTATCAAACTGAAACCTGAAAATACATAATGTCTTTTAAGTAACTACAAAATGGTAGTGCAAATAATCTACATAGCATCGGTCATTAGGATGTACTTTTCTTATTCAGCTAGCTTGTCGGTTCACATTAACTTGTCCACAATGTTCGGAAACTTTATTTAAATCAAATTATCATAAAAAAAGTGTTTGGCTTCAGAGAACTTCAACTAAATCCAAAATTATAATGAAAAGGTGTGAACATAAATTTTGAGGTGTTCAGCCTTCAGAGTTCACTAGATCTAATGATGACAGTAAGAGCAGGAAAGTTCTGCAATAATAGTTTTAGAATCAGAGTGTGCGTTCCAGTTAACAAAATAAAGAGCAGCCTGAACCTTATCTTATGCTTGGTTGCCCTATAACATCTCAGCAATTGTGCAAACAGTAATTTCTACTTGGAATATAGAAGGTATGGCATCACAAGAAGATACTACATGGCAAAGGGGATTCTGAATCCAGTGTTGCAAACCAAACCAAGTATACTACAGGTTGACTTGAGAGTGTTCATTTAGCACTGGCCCAATACATAACCAAACAAAAATTACCTTTCTACAAAATAAGGAGCAATCCGGCCAGCAGCCGAATATGCTGGTGCTAGATTTCCAAGCTTTGCTTCAAGTCCAGGAGCAGTTGCCTAGAAGAGAAAGGGCATGATTTTGATATTTTAGTCCATGGTATCTTAAATGAAAGCCCACAGTTTTGATGTTCTAGACTTTAGTCATTCAACAAATATTTAATGTATCACTAAATGACCTAGCAAGTGGCAAACCTCTAAAACAGTCTTTGACCAGGTCCTCTGGTTTATATCCATCAAGTTCATCCCAGCACCATCAGTTTCGTCAATACTTGCATAGCTTCCAACAAGGATTGATGCCATGAAAGAGCTCACCAAAGATATTCTCTCGGTATCTTCATAAACATTGGGCTCTGTTTGATAGATCTTCCGTATCTGGGGACCAGTGAATCTCTCGTAGGCACGAGATCCTGTCAGTTTTGCTAACTCCAATGCACCTCCCACTGCATTCTCTACTTCTCTGCATTGCTTAGTTGTGCTACTGTCCATCCATATTGGTGAGTTCGTTGTAGAAAAGGCATCCTTGAGCTGCGGTGACAAGCTCTTACTGGGATCCAAGGAGGAAAGAACTGCTTGGCTGCCCTTCTTCCAATAAACACTGCCATGTTGCTGCCCACTCCCTGAGACAGCCACAACCTTACTGAAGTTTATCTTTGGTTTTAGCTTCTCAAGCAGCAGCTCCAAAGCTTCGACCCACATAATAGTTGGTGAAAATATGTGGCCATCGTCAGCGGAATCTCTGTACACCCCACCTTCAGTTTTGTAGTGCGGCAATTCAGAGTCAAAATTAACAATTTCAGAAGCTACTATTGCTAACTCATTGTTGAGCACAGTAGCTTTCAGTGACCTGTTAACAAGAGAATGACAGTATTAGAATCCAAGTCCAATGCTAACCCGACGATTTAGGATGAAAATAAAATACAGAAAGGATGATATGAAGCAAATGGTTACCGAGTTATCAGTGCGAAGAATACAAAACAAGGAAACCACATTTGAGCTGGGTCAAACTCTTGAAAGAGATCTATTT harbors:
- the LOC117842753 gene encoding xylulose kinase 2, which encodes MAGRGSLPEGSLFLGFDSSTQSLKATVLNNELAIVASEIVNFDSELPHYKTEGGVYRDSADDGHIFSPTIMWVEALELLLEKLKPKINFSKVVAVSGSGQQHGSVYWKKGSQAVLSSLDPSKSLSPQLKDAFSTTNSPIWMDSSTTKQCREVENAVGGALELAKLTGSRAYERFTGPQIRKIYQTEPNVYEDTERISLVSSFMASILVGSYASIDETDGAGMNLMDINQRTWSKTVLEATAPGLEAKLGNLAPAYSAAGRIAPYFVERFQFDKNCLVIQWSGDNPNSLAGLTLNTPGDLAISLGTSDTVFGITAEAKPSLEGHVFPNPVEPDGYMVMLCYKNGSLTREDVRNRCAEKSWDVFNNYLEKTPPLNGGKLGFYYKDHEILPPLPVGFHRYMVENLDDASSDNLIERELSEFDPPSEVRAIIEGQMLSMRGHAERFGMPNPPKRIIATGGASSNESILRALAQIFGCPVFTVQRPDSASLGAALRAAHGWLCNAGGSFVPISCLYEGNLEKTSLGSKLAVPAGDKEEDRELLKKYTLLMRKRMEIERRLVETIGRA